One Methanophagales archaeon genomic window carries:
- a CDS encoding CoB--CoM heterodisulfide reductase iron-sulfur subunit A family protein: MKKCEECMANMATEAEEKVAGVEAGVEVEAATRRVMTEIKDKVEGAFLGKVEEQEVKVAQEALVIGGGIAGMYAALDIAEAGFTVHLVERTPSIGGHMAQLDKTFPTLDCSACILTPRMVDVGAHPNIDLMSYSEVIGVEGSVGNFKVKVLKKARYVDEDKCTGCSSCADACRLKNRFPNEFDLGLMKRSAIYRPYPFAIPAIYTVDGEHCLMVKKGKCGKATLESTQEAVKKKEKGEEVTKDEAPPCVLVCDANAIRHDMKDEIVELTVGGVIIATGYDVIDPTVSPEYKYGVYPNVIHGLEFERFSSASGPTMGKMEINGKEPKDAVFISCVGSRNKQTGYEYCSRVCCMYLAKQAHLLKEKVPDCNITVLYQDVRAFGKGFEEFYGRVKHEGVSYRRGLAAEIYQKPGSDRVVVRAEDTMLSETYELEADLVVLGVGLKPSEGSEKLLEMFGISQTADHFAKEAHPKLRPVDTEVEGVFVTGCAQGPKDIPDSVAQGKAAAAALLSLLAGGKAKIRPSVPEIEEEMCIGCKTLKEMAEKIGA; encoded by the coding sequence GTGAAGAAGTGTGAGGAGTGTATGGCGAATATGGCAACGGAAGCTGAGGAGAAGGTAGCAGGAGTGGAGGCAGGAGTAGAAGTAGAGGCTGCAACCAGGCGAGTGATGACAGAGATAAAAGATAAGGTAGAAGGTGCGTTTCTGGGGAAGGTGGAGGAGCAGGAGGTAAAAGTGGCTCAGGAAGCATTAGTGATAGGTGGCGGAATAGCAGGTATGTATGCCGCACTGGATATAGCAGAGGCAGGTTTCACGGTGCATCTGGTTGAGAGGACACCTTCTATTGGCGGGCACATGGCACAACTTGATAAGACGTTCCCAACACTTGATTGTTCAGCATGCATCCTGACGCCGAGGATGGTGGATGTGGGTGCGCATCCGAACATAGATTTGATGAGCTATTCTGAAGTGATAGGAGTAGAAGGCTCGGTTGGGAATTTCAAAGTGAAGGTCTTGAAGAAGGCGAGGTATGTAGATGAGGATAAATGTACCGGATGCTCATCATGTGCCGATGCCTGTAGATTGAAGAACAGATTCCCAAACGAATTTGATCTGGGCTTGATGAAGAGAAGTGCGATTTACAGACCATATCCTTTTGCAATACCGGCGATATATACGGTGGATGGAGAGCACTGCTTAATGGTAAAGAAGGGCAAGTGTGGAAAGGCGACACTTGAGAGTACGCAGGAAGCGGTGAAGAAGAAAGAGAAGGGGGAGGAAGTGACGAAAGATGAGGCGCCACCGTGTGTGCTTGTGTGTGACGCGAATGCAATCAGGCACGATATGAAGGATGAGATAGTGGAGTTGACGGTAGGTGGTGTAATAATAGCAACGGGTTATGACGTTATAGACCCAACGGTCTCGCCGGAGTATAAGTATGGCGTGTATCCGAATGTGATACATGGACTGGAATTTGAGCGATTTTCGTCAGCCAGTGGACCAACGATGGGGAAGATGGAGATAAATGGCAAAGAGCCGAAGGATGCGGTTTTCATATCTTGCGTAGGTTCCAGGAACAAACAAACGGGATATGAGTATTGTTCGCGGGTATGCTGTATGTATTTAGCGAAGCAGGCGCACTTATTGAAGGAGAAGGTACCAGATTGTAACATAACAGTTCTGTATCAGGATGTGCGGGCATTTGGAAAAGGATTTGAGGAGTTTTATGGTAGAGTGAAGCATGAAGGTGTCAGTTATCGAAGGGGACTTGCCGCAGAGATATATCAAAAGCCGGGTAGTGACCGTGTGGTGGTGCGAGCGGAAGATACGATGCTGAGTGAGACATATGAGCTTGAGGCGGACCTCGTAGTGCTGGGTGTAGGATTAAAACCGAGTGAAGGCTCGGAGAAGCTGCTGGAGATGTTTGGTATATCACAAACTGCGGACCATTTTGCAAAAGAGGCGCATCCGAAGCTTAGACCTGTGGATACGGAAGTGGAAGGTGTCTTCGTAACAGGCTGTGCACAGGGTCCAAAGGATATCCCGGACAGCGTAGCGCAGGGCAAAGCGGCAGCAGCTGCTCTTCTATCGCTGCTCGCAGGCGGAAAGGCGAAGATAAGACCGTCAGTGCCAGAGATAGAGGAGGAGATGTGTATAGGCTGCAAAACACTGAAAGAGATGGCGGAGAAGATAGGGGCATAA